DNA from Corynebacterium stationis:
ACAGCGATAGTCTTCGCACACAAGCTGGCTAAAACGGCAAAAAAGAACCCGCAGCAATTATTACTGCGGGTTCTTTATGAGAGAGGAAGGGCGGTAATTGCTGCCCTAAATCTCCGAATCCTCGGTGCTTAAGCAACCTTTAGAAAGAACGAGTCTTTAAAAGGGTTAGCTTTCGCGAGAACGAGCCAAGGCGCGAAGCGCTGCCTGTCCACGAGAAGAAACCAGTTCATCGGAAGACAAGGCATCTTCTTGAGCCTGAGATTCATTAACCTCATCTGCCCAAACTGCCCAGTCCGCCAAGACGGTGATCTTCTCGGTGGATACGGAGAGGAAGCCACCCTGAACAGCGGCGACCTTGCGGTCACCGTCGACAGGACGGAAGGTAACTACGCCATTCTCAGCCAGCTGGCCAAGCAATGGTTCGTGACCCGGAAGCACGCCGATCTCACCCTCGGTGGTCTCTGCGGAAATGATGGTGGCCTTTCCAGACCACAGCATGCGCTCAACAGAAACCAGTTCCACGGTGATGTCAGCCATGTGCCTCTCCCTACTTCTCAGTCAGCTTCTTGTACGCTGCTTCGACGTCGTCCAAGCCACCCAAGCCGTTGAAGGCCTGCTCTGGGTAGTGGTCGAATTCGCCGTTGCAAAT
Protein-coding regions in this window:
- a CDS encoding F0F1 ATP synthase subunit epsilon, whose protein sequence is MADITVELVSVERMLWSGKATIISAETTEGEIGVLPGHEPLLGQLAENGVVTFRPVDGDRKVAAVQGGFLSVSTEKITVLADWAVWADEVNESQAQEDALSSDELVSSRGQAALRALARSRES